The Halobacterium sp. CBA1132 genome has a segment encoding these proteins:
- a CDS encoding AbrB/MazE/SpoVT family DNA-binding domain-containing protein translates to MTSDEPEVTTVTSKGQITIPSRLRDQFGLEQGTKLMVVPTEYGLILKKVELPSVAEFQQRVEERAETLDLSEDEVTELVHEARGTEE, encoded by the coding sequence ATGACTTCCGACGAACCTGAAGTAACCACGGTCACCTCGAAAGGACAGATTACGATTCCCAGCAGGCTGCGGGACCAATTTGGTCTCGAACAGGGAACGAAACTGATGGTCGTCCCGACGGAGTACGGCCTCATATTGAAGAAGGTCGAGTTGCCATCGGTTGCAGAATTCCAGCAGCGCGTCGAAGAGCGTGCCGAGACACTCGACCTCTCAGAAGACGAGGTAACAGAACTCGTCCACGAGGCACGAGGCACTGAGGAATGA
- a CDS encoding putative toxin-antitoxin system toxin component, PIN family, whose amino-acid sequence MRAVLDTNVLISGVIATGVPHELLVRGFDHKYQIVVSVETLTEFRETLLKYPERFQMSEDEVQQEVETIRYFAEFVDPDEDITAVQADPDDDKFLEAAVAGDVDYLVSGDTHLLDMASFRGIDIVEPRAFYERLDTQ is encoded by the coding sequence ATGAGAGCGGTTCTGGATACGAACGTCCTCATCTCGGGTGTCATAGCAACTGGTGTCCCACACGAACTCCTCGTCCGGGGGTTCGATCACAAGTACCAGATCGTCGTCTCCGTCGAGACGCTCACAGAATTCCGCGAAACGCTGCTCAAGTACCCCGAACGGTTCCAGATGAGCGAAGACGAGGTGCAACAGGAAGTCGAAACGATTCGGTATTTCGCGGAATTTGTCGACCCGGACGAGGACATCACTGCGGTCCAAGCGGACCCTGACGACGACAAATTCCTCGAAGCGGCTGTTGCTGGTGACGTCGATTACCTCGTCTCTGGGGACACTCATCTCCTCGATATGGCGTCATTCCGCGGAATCGATATCGTTGAACCACGAGCATTCTACGAACGACTCGACACACAGTAG
- a CDS encoding class I SAM-dependent methyltransferase: MTDTTSVHHTYDRIAEHFSKTREYPWPEIEEFLADRTGSVAVDIGCGNGRHTELLAECAERAVGVDASRGLLDEASDRASERGFDADLVAGDAERLPLADDTADLAVYIATIHHLPDRDARVASLDELARVLTADGDALVSAWSTTHDKFDSEASFDTTVDWTLPGGETVPRFYHVYSPDEFRADLRASALAVAETFTASGNCYAVVHGEE; encoded by the coding sequence GTGACTGACACCACCAGCGTCCACCACACGTACGACCGCATCGCCGAACACTTCTCGAAGACCCGCGAGTACCCGTGGCCGGAAATCGAGGAGTTCCTCGCCGACCGCACCGGCAGCGTCGCCGTCGACATCGGATGCGGGAACGGGCGCCACACCGAACTGCTCGCGGAATGCGCCGAGCGCGCAGTCGGCGTGGACGCCAGCCGCGGCCTCCTCGACGAAGCCAGCGACCGCGCCAGCGAGCGCGGGTTCGACGCGGACCTCGTCGCCGGCGACGCCGAACGCCTCCCGCTCGCCGACGACACCGCGGACCTCGCGGTGTACATCGCGACTATCCACCACCTCCCCGACCGGGACGCACGCGTCGCCAGCCTCGACGAACTCGCGCGCGTGCTCACCGCGGACGGCGACGCCCTCGTGAGCGCGTGGAGCACCACCCACGACAAATTCGACAGCGAGGCGAGTTTCGACACCACCGTCGACTGGACGCTCCCGGGCGGCGAGACGGTCCCGCGCTTCTATCACGTCTACAGCCCCGACGAGTTCCGCGCGGACCTCCGAGCGAGCGCACTCGCCGTCGCCGAGACGTTCACCGCCAGCGGGAACTGCTACGCCGTCGTCCACGGCGAAGAGTAA
- a CDS encoding type II secretion system F family protein, which produces MASPLVFAPLVAVLAALFALAAAPVVQSVDRFISRVSLAAFGSFARRRREFNPSQVAALQGAHVAQTYRVYASRTFFYATVGALAGSILGVYLVAGVLVFLGSASQSLQARFPEAVQGLFVEGLGGFSISEFFALFLASGATLGVLVAYAAYQFRWSMPSYRAGERERRIDVSMERTVAFLYALSRSGMALPEVLRILSRNREVYGESAEEMSVAVKDVDMYGADILRALGRLGQRTPSEELSEFAENLTSVLQSGRDLPGFLKRQYDYYAEEAEAQQEQFLELLATLAEAYVTLLVAGPLFLITILVVIGLTLSDTLTFLQFTAYLLIPMATLGFVVYLDSITETSTGGTATDEADSEAATRFQSIPQRSAARTDGGSTAGASTERNRKRLATYETLRPILYRLRNPVSVVSESPTLVLYATVPLAALYLLVQWWPLATAGVADLTAYDDPLIHAALFVLGTFTVVYEFHRRRVKAVEAGVPDFLDRFASTNEAGMPVVQSLGRVVGGDLGPLTTELERTWADVQWGARVEHALGRFRDRTNTPAISRVVTLTTNAMRASGDLGPVLRIAANEAKATRRLERDRRSELLTYLVVVYIAFFVFLAIIVALDVIFIPNIPVVEAAASTDQLPSGGSSGAFSRTAELTQATKDAYSLVFFHTGLVQAVCSGLVAGQMGQGSVKAGAKHATAMLAIAYGTFLVLG; this is translated from the coding sequence ATGGCGTCGCCACTGGTCTTCGCGCCGCTGGTCGCCGTGCTGGCGGCGCTGTTCGCGCTCGCGGCGGCACCGGTCGTCCAGTCCGTCGACCGGTTCATCTCTCGAGTGTCGCTGGCGGCGTTCGGGTCGTTCGCGCGCCGCCGCCGAGAATTCAACCCCAGCCAGGTCGCCGCGCTGCAGGGCGCACACGTCGCGCAGACGTACCGCGTGTACGCCTCGCGGACGTTCTTCTACGCGACGGTCGGCGCGCTCGCGGGCAGCATCCTCGGCGTCTACCTCGTCGCGGGCGTGCTGGTGTTCCTCGGCTCCGCCTCACAGAGCCTCCAAGCGCGGTTCCCCGAGGCCGTCCAAGGGCTGTTCGTGGAGGGACTCGGTGGATTCTCGATTAGTGAGTTCTTCGCGCTGTTTCTGGCGTCGGGCGCGACGCTGGGCGTGCTCGTGGCGTACGCCGCCTATCAGTTCCGGTGGTCGATGCCGAGCTATCGGGCGGGCGAGCGCGAGCGCCGCATCGACGTGTCGATGGAGCGCACGGTCGCGTTCCTGTACGCGCTCTCGCGCAGCGGGATGGCGCTCCCCGAGGTGCTGCGGATTCTCTCGCGCAACCGCGAAGTCTACGGGGAGAGCGCCGAGGAGATGTCCGTCGCCGTCAAGGACGTCGACATGTACGGCGCGGACATCCTGCGCGCGCTCGGCCGACTCGGCCAGCGCACGCCCAGCGAGGAACTCTCGGAGTTCGCGGAGAACCTCACGAGCGTCCTCCAGAGCGGCCGCGACCTCCCGGGGTTCCTCAAGCGCCAGTACGACTACTACGCCGAGGAAGCCGAAGCCCAACAGGAGCAGTTCCTCGAACTGCTCGCGACGCTGGCGGAAGCGTACGTCACGCTGCTGGTCGCCGGCCCGCTGTTCCTCATCACCATCCTCGTCGTCATCGGCCTCACGCTCAGTGACACGCTGACGTTCCTGCAGTTCACGGCGTACCTCCTGATTCCGATGGCGACGCTCGGATTCGTCGTCTACCTCGACAGCATCACCGAGACCTCGACCGGCGGCACCGCCACCGACGAAGCGGACTCGGAGGCGGCGACGCGCTTCCAGTCCATCCCGCAGCGGTCGGCCGCACGCACCGACGGCGGCTCGACGGCGGGCGCGTCGACGGAGCGCAACCGGAAGCGCCTCGCCACGTACGAGACGCTGCGGCCGATACTCTACCGGCTCCGCAACCCCGTATCGGTCGTCAGCGAATCCCCGACGCTGGTGCTGTACGCGACCGTTCCCCTCGCCGCGCTCTACTTACTCGTGCAGTGGTGGCCGCTCGCGACGGCTGGCGTCGCCGACCTCACGGCGTACGACGACCCGCTCATCCACGCAGCGCTGTTCGTCCTCGGAACGTTCACCGTCGTGTACGAATTCCACCGGCGCCGCGTGAAAGCCGTCGAAGCGGGCGTCCCGGACTTCCTCGACCGGTTCGCGTCCACGAACGAAGCCGGGATGCCGGTCGTCCAGAGCCTCGGGCGCGTCGTCGGCGGCGACCTCGGCCCGCTCACCACGGAACTGGAGCGTACGTGGGCGGACGTGCAGTGGGGCGCCCGCGTCGAGCACGCGCTCGGCCGCTTCCGCGACCGCACGAACACGCCGGCCATCTCTCGGGTCGTGACGCTGACGACGAACGCGATGCGGGCCAGCGGCGACCTCGGCCCAGTCCTGCGCATCGCGGCCAACGAGGCGAAGGCGACGCGGCGCCTCGAACGCGACCGCCGCAGCGAACTGCTGACGTACCTCGTCGTCGTCTACATCGCGTTTTTCGTGTTCCTCGCCATCATCGTCGCGCTGGACGTCATCTTCATCCCGAACATCCCGGTGGTGGAGGCCGCCGCGTCCACCGACCAACTCCCGAGCGGCGGCAGCTCGGGCGCGTTCTCGCGGACCGCCGAACTCACGCAGGCGACGAAGGACGCCTACAGCCTCGTGTTCTTCCACACGGGGCTGGTGCAGGCGGTCTGCTCGGGGCTCGTCGCCGGCCAGATGGGACAGGGCAGCGTGAAAGCCGGCGCGAAACACGCCACCGCGATGCTCGCAATCGCGTACGGTACATTCCTCGTTCTCGGGTGA
- a CDS encoding type II/IV secretion system ATPase subunit, translating into MPDDFLADLERQFETLRERAERVVDVVRGSTVELVEYDPAAHGSLVDFDGLDGYEEVDRYWVHAPYAFVFVGHDEDSDEYRYHVVEPALDDFEKDLLETLYDDIRDALIYDAEYEPDDPEGVLKQQMKRLVEEYGIDIDANAFYRLFYYLHRSFEGFEKLDPLMRDPHIEDISCDGYGIPLFVYHDQYTDIETNVTYEQAELDGFVVRLAQQSGRHISIGDPVSETTLRDGSRAELALGEEVTPRGSAFTIRKYSEDPFTPATLVDYNTFDLDQMAYLWLAIESNKSLLFAGGTASGKTTSMNAISMFVPPRSKVLTIEDTRELTLFHENWLSSVTRESTGEGEDITMYDLLRSALRHRPEYIIVGEVRGDEAMTLFQAMNTGHTTYSTMHADSVQTVINRLENEPINVPRAMIQSLDVLCVQTLTHVGGERVRRNRVIAEIEGIDQRTGDLDYSTAFEWNAGNDDFEQRDSVVLDEIRDERGWSRSELLRELRNRKRVLRYLTEKDVTDYRQFTAVVNEYYANPERVVERVRAELDEDVVVNAPGVSE; encoded by the coding sequence ATGCCCGACGACTTCCTCGCGGACCTCGAACGACAGTTCGAAACGCTCCGAGAGCGCGCCGAACGCGTCGTCGATGTCGTCCGCGGGTCGACGGTCGAACTCGTCGAGTACGACCCCGCCGCCCACGGCTCGCTGGTCGACTTCGACGGCCTCGACGGCTACGAGGAGGTCGACCGCTACTGGGTACACGCGCCGTACGCCTTCGTCTTCGTCGGCCACGACGAAGACAGCGACGAGTACCGCTACCACGTCGTCGAACCCGCGCTCGACGACTTCGAGAAGGACCTCTTGGAGACGCTGTACGACGACATCCGGGACGCGCTCATCTACGACGCCGAGTACGAACCCGACGACCCGGAGGGCGTGCTGAAACAGCAGATGAAGCGGCTCGTCGAGGAGTACGGCATCGACATCGACGCGAACGCGTTCTACCGGCTGTTCTACTACCTCCACCGCTCGTTCGAGGGGTTCGAGAAACTGGACCCGCTGATGCGCGACCCCCACATCGAGGACATCTCCTGTGACGGCTACGGCATCCCGCTGTTCGTCTACCACGACCAGTACACGGACATCGAGACGAACGTCACCTACGAGCAGGCGGAACTCGACGGGTTCGTCGTGCGCCTCGCCCAGCAGTCCGGGCGCCACATCTCCATCGGTGACCCGGTGTCGGAGACGACGCTCCGGGACGGCTCCCGCGCGGAACTCGCGCTCGGCGAGGAGGTCACGCCGCGCGGGTCGGCGTTCACGATTCGGAAGTACAGCGAGGACCCGTTCACGCCCGCGACGCTCGTCGACTACAACACGTTCGACCTCGACCAGATGGCGTACCTCTGGCTCGCCATCGAGTCCAACAAGAGCCTGCTGTTCGCGGGGGGCACCGCGTCCGGGAAGACGACGTCGATGAACGCCATCTCGATGTTCGTGCCGCCGCGCTCGAAGGTGCTCACCATCGAGGACACCCGCGAGCTGACGCTGTTCCACGAGAACTGGCTCTCCTCGGTCACCCGGGAGTCCACCGGCGAGGGCGAGGACATCACGATGTACGACCTGCTGCGGTCGGCGCTCCGGCACCGCCCCGAGTACATCATCGTCGGGGAGGTGCGCGGCGACGAGGCGATGACGCTGTTCCAGGCGATGAACACCGGGCACACGACGTACTCGACGATGCACGCCGACAGCGTCCAGACGGTCATCAATCGCTTGGAGAACGAACCCATCAACGTCCCGCGGGCGATGATTCAGAGCCTCGACGTGCTGTGCGTGCAGACGCTCACGCACGTCGGCGGCGAGCGCGTGCGCCGGAACCGCGTCATCGCGGAAATCGAGGGTATCGACCAGCGCACCGGCGACCTCGACTACTCGACGGCGTTCGAGTGGAACGCCGGCAACGACGACTTCGAGCAGCGCGACTCCGTGGTCCTCGACGAGATTCGCGACGAGCGCGGCTGGTCGCGCAGCGAACTCCTGCGCGAACTCCGGAATCGCAAGCGCGTCCTCCGCTATCTCACCGAGAAGGACGTCACCGACTACCGCCAGTTCACGGCCGTCGTCAACGAGTACTACGCGAACCCGGAACGGGTCGTCGAGCGCGTCCGGGCGGAACTCGACGAGGACGTCGTCGTGAACGCGCCGGGTGTCTCCGAGTAG
- a CDS encoding cupin domain-containing protein gives MGYRIVDPDDVEVPEGRPCEYRSLTEAGDLDEMAMNLFRAAPGEQVPLAYHYHEQQEEAFFVLSGTLFVETPERTYEVPEGHLFTVDPKSPQRAHNPEDASERVELLAVGSPPAPDDAVAYDPSEDD, from the coding sequence ATGGGCTACCGAATCGTCGACCCCGACGACGTCGAAGTGCCGGAGGGACGACCCTGTGAGTACCGCTCGCTGACCGAGGCCGGCGACCTCGACGAGATGGCGATGAACCTGTTCCGGGCGGCGCCCGGCGAGCAGGTGCCGCTGGCGTACCACTACCACGAACAACAAGAGGAGGCGTTCTTCGTGCTGTCGGGCACGCTGTTCGTGGAGACACCCGAGCGGACCTACGAGGTGCCGGAGGGCCACCTGTTCACGGTCGACCCGAAGAGCCCGCAGCGCGCGCACAACCCCGAGGACGCCAGCGAGCGCGTCGAACTGCTTGCCGTCGGCTCGCCGCCGGCGCCCGACGACGCGGTCGCGTACGACCCCAGCGAGGATGACTGA
- a CDS encoding DUF5793 family protein, with protein MRRDYFELDVANVDWVDEDGDPEKPNVTIEFTGAAAELEDRLTDRDGDRLDAGETDATFRLTDDVDDPDAGGVVAVTNRITGEFVLELNQDADDVLQFVRAARRYGEATGDDGQYRVEILVDGEQLVVYEKSTFLVYSEDGDLLRSHSLIPSGIEL; from the coding sequence ATGCGCCGGGATTACTTCGAACTGGACGTCGCGAACGTCGATTGGGTCGACGAGGACGGTGACCCCGAGAAGCCGAACGTCACCATCGAGTTCACGGGTGCGGCCGCGGAACTCGAGGACAGGCTCACGGACCGAGACGGCGACCGCCTCGACGCCGGGGAGACCGACGCCACGTTCCGGCTGACGGACGACGTCGACGACCCGGACGCGGGCGGCGTCGTCGCGGTCACGAACCGCATCACGGGAGAGTTCGTCCTCGAACTGAACCAGGACGCCGACGACGTCCTGCAGTTCGTGCGGGCGGCCCGCCGGTACGGTGAGGCGACCGGCGACGACGGCCAGTACCGCGTCGAGATTCTCGTCGACGGCGAACAGCTCGTCGTCTACGAGAAGTCGACGTTCCTCGTCTACAGCGAAGACGGCGACCTGCTGCGCAGTCACAGCCTCATTCCGAGCGGCATCGAACTCTGA
- a CDS encoding phosphopentomutase/phosphoglucosamine mutase, with amino-acid sequence MDLFGTAGIRGSAAADVTPELAVAVGAAAGADARGDDEAFVVARDGRETGPALAAAMSAGLQAGGMRVLDAGVLPTPALAYASQGKRGVQLTASHNPPEDNGIKLFVDGSEYDRERERAIEDRVDSDPEYASWTDWGKTESVEVLPDYRAAVAEYASGHGAPLDGLTVAVDCGNGVASLATPQVLRELGAHVVTLNANVDGHFPGRPSKPTPETLGDLMDFVANGDAAFGIAHDGDADRIVLVDGDGEVVHEDTVLAVLAEHYTRDSDADDPVVVTTPNASARIDERVEDAGGRVERVRLGALHEGIASAREDGGDVVFAAEPWKHVHTAFGGWIDGVASAAVLSRLVAEADGLAALRDPVTERPYRKVSVECPDAAKDAVMAKLGEDLPAAFPDADVNTEYGVRLEFPDASWTLVRPSGTEPYVRVYAESDDVDELVESVSGVVEDAVAQA; translated from the coding sequence ATGGACCTCTTCGGTACGGCAGGGATTCGAGGGAGTGCGGCCGCCGACGTGACCCCGGAACTCGCGGTCGCTGTCGGCGCCGCGGCCGGCGCGGACGCTCGCGGCGACGACGAGGCGTTCGTCGTCGCGCGGGACGGCCGGGAGACGGGGCCGGCGCTGGCGGCGGCGATGAGCGCGGGCTTGCAGGCCGGCGGGATGCGCGTGCTGGACGCGGGCGTGTTGCCGACGCCGGCGCTGGCGTACGCCTCGCAGGGGAAACGCGGCGTTCAGCTCACGGCGAGCCACAATCCGCCCGAGGACAACGGCATCAAACTGTTCGTGGACGGCTCCGAGTACGACCGGGAGCGCGAGCGCGCCATCGAGGACCGCGTGGACAGCGACCCCGAGTACGCGTCGTGGACCGACTGGGGGAAGACCGAGTCCGTCGAGGTACTTCCGGACTACCGGGCGGCCGTCGCCGAGTACGCTAGCGGGCACGGCGCGCCGCTGGACGGCTTGACCGTGGCGGTCGACTGCGGGAACGGCGTCGCGAGCCTCGCCACGCCCCAGGTGCTGCGCGAGTTGGGCGCGCACGTCGTCACGCTGAACGCGAACGTCGACGGCCACTTCCCCGGCCGGCCGAGCAAGCCGACGCCGGAGACGCTCGGCGACCTGATGGACTTTGTCGCGAACGGCGACGCCGCGTTCGGCATCGCCCACGACGGCGACGCCGACCGCATCGTGCTCGTGGACGGCGATGGCGAGGTCGTACACGAGGACACGGTGCTCGCGGTGCTCGCGGAACACTACACGCGAGACAGTGACGCCGACGACCCCGTGGTGGTGACGACGCCGAACGCGTCCGCGCGAATCGACGAGCGCGTCGAGGACGCCGGTGGACGCGTCGAGCGCGTTCGGCTCGGCGCGCTCCACGAGGGCATCGCGTCGGCCCGCGAGGACGGCGGCGACGTAGTGTTCGCGGCGGAGCCGTGGAAGCACGTCCACACCGCGTTCGGCGGGTGGATAGACGGCGTGGCGTCGGCGGCCGTCCTCTCGCGACTGGTCGCGGAGGCCGACGGACTCGCGGCGCTGCGCGACCCCGTGACCGAGCGCCCGTACCGGAAAGTCAGCGTCGAGTGCCCGGACGCCGCCAAGGACGCGGTGATGGCGAAACTCGGCGAGGACCTGCCCGCGGCGTTCCCGGACGCCGACGTGAACACCGAGTACGGCGTCCGCTTGGAGTTCCCGGACGCGTCGTGGACGCTCGTGCGACCCAGCGGCACCGAACCCTACGTTCGCGTGTACGCTGAGAGCGACGACGTCGACGAACTCGTGGAGTCCGTCTCTGGTGTCGTCGAAGACGCGGTCGCACAAGCCTGA
- a CDS encoding BMP family protein, protein MSNFDRREFIKATAGIGAVGLAGMAGCTGGPASDDEETTEGSEGTTEDSEGTTAEESDTTNVGMVYATGGLGDGSFNDQAQSGIKQAKEEFDLEFSESQPESVSQFGNYQQQYASSTNPDYDLVSCIGYLHADSLATTAENYPEQNFQIVDSAVDADNVGSYVFREHEGSYLVGVLAAHLTSMSFEAGAGSTQSDSTNVGFIGGRESSLIQKFEAGFTAGVKATNDDIDVQTSYVGSFNDTTAGQEAALSMYNSGSDIVFHAAGNTGTGVFQAAQDRGRFAVGVDRDQSVTKSSYADVILASMVKRVDTAVYNAAKATVNGNFETGTTTTLGLQDDGVACVYGQELESDIPDDVKTAVSEARQAIIDGDTSVPQDPSNV, encoded by the coding sequence ATGTCCAACTTCGACAGGCGGGAGTTCATCAAGGCCACGGCAGGCATCGGCGCAGTCGGACTCGCGGGGATGGCGGGCTGTACGGGCGGCCCCGCCAGCGACGACGAAGAGACCACAGAGGGGTCCGAGGGGACGACCGAGGACTCCGAAGGGACGACTGCCGAGGAGTCGGACACGACCAACGTCGGGATGGTGTACGCGACGGGCGGCCTCGGTGACGGGTCGTTCAACGACCAGGCCCAGTCGGGCATCAAGCAGGCGAAAGAGGAGTTCGACCTCGAGTTCAGCGAGTCCCAGCCGGAGTCGGTCTCGCAGTTCGGCAACTACCAGCAGCAGTACGCGAGTTCGACGAACCCCGACTACGACCTCGTCTCCTGTATCGGGTACCTGCACGCCGACTCGCTCGCGACGACCGCCGAGAACTACCCCGAGCAGAACTTCCAGATTGTCGACAGCGCCGTCGACGCGGACAACGTCGGCAGCTACGTGTTCCGCGAGCACGAGGGCTCGTACCTCGTCGGCGTGCTCGCCGCGCACCTCACGTCGATGAGCTTCGAGGCTGGCGCCGGCTCCACGCAGTCGGACTCCACGAACGTCGGCTTCATCGGCGGCCGCGAGAGTTCGCTCATTCAGAAGTTCGAAGCCGGGTTCACCGCCGGCGTGAAGGCCACCAACGACGACATCGACGTTCAGACGTCGTACGTCGGGAGCTTCAACGACACCACGGCCGGGCAGGAGGCCGCGCTGTCGATGTACAACTCCGGCAGCGACATCGTCTTCCACGCGGCGGGCAACACCGGAACCGGCGTCTTCCAGGCCGCACAGGACCGCGGCCGGTTTGCGGTCGGCGTCGACCGCGACCAGTCGGTCACGAAGAGCAGCTACGCCGACGTCATCCTCGCGAGCATGGTCAAGCGCGTCGACACCGCTGTCTACAACGCCGCGAAGGCGACCGTTAACGGCAACTTCGAGACCGGCACCACGACGACGCTCGGCCTGCAGGACGACGGGGTCGCCTGCGTCTACGGGCAGGAACTCGAATCCGACATTCCCGACGACGTCAAGACGGCAGTTAGCGAGGCCCGTCAGGCGATTATCGACGGTGACACCTCCGTCCCGCAGGACCCCTCCAACGTCTGA
- a CDS encoding ABC transporter ATP-binding protein: MTQTDTAVRLEDITKRFPGVVANDNVDLHVEQGSVHALLGENGAGKTTLMNVLYGLYQPESGSVVVDDEVREFGSPRDAIDAGIGMIHQHFMLVDTMTVAENIALGNEPRKWGGLAVDREAARRDVVELSERYGFDVDPDQTIADVSVGVQQRVEILKALYRGADVLILDEPTAVLTPQEVEDLFDVLDELTDQGKTVIFITHKLGEAMHAADDVTVLRDGKNVGTVDADETTREELAELMVGREVVLDVGSTPPDVGDTVLDVDALSVLDDRDVPAVTDVSFVVREGEVFGVAGVDGNGQAELVEAITGLRDPDAGTVEFDGEDITDAPRRERIDGGMAYIPEDRQERGLVMDFDLVENGILGSQRNEAFSSGPTIDWDASRSHADAIVEEYDVRPPNADNDAVSLSGGNQQKFIVGREFERDPRLVVATHPTRGVDIGSQEFIHDRLLELRDEGRGVFLVSSKLDEVQGLSDRLAVMHDGDLMAVVDPDGVTEEELGLLMAGEYPEGYEPRSERDAEGVAQ; encoded by the coding sequence ATGACACAAACGGATACGGCCGTCCGACTCGAAGACATCACGAAACGATTCCCGGGCGTCGTCGCCAACGACAACGTCGACCTGCACGTCGAACAGGGGTCGGTCCACGCCCTGCTCGGCGAGAACGGCGCGGGGAAGACGACCCTGATGAACGTCCTCTACGGGCTCTACCAGCCGGAGTCAGGCAGCGTCGTCGTCGACGACGAGGTCCGCGAGTTCGGCTCGCCGCGGGACGCCATCGACGCCGGCATCGGGATGATTCACCAGCACTTCATGCTCGTGGACACGATGACCGTCGCTGAGAACATCGCGCTCGGCAACGAACCCCGGAAGTGGGGTGGCCTCGCCGTCGACCGCGAGGCCGCGCGCCGCGACGTCGTCGAACTCAGCGAGCGCTACGGGTTCGACGTCGACCCGGACCAGACCATCGCCGACGTCAGCGTCGGCGTCCAGCAGCGCGTAGAGATTCTGAAGGCGCTGTACCGCGGCGCGGACGTGCTCATCCTCGACGAGCCGACCGCCGTGCTCACGCCACAGGAGGTCGAGGACCTCTTCGACGTCCTCGACGAACTCACCGACCAAGGGAAGACGGTTATCTTCATCACGCACAAACTCGGCGAAGCGATGCACGCCGCCGACGATGTCACCGTCCTCCGGGACGGGAAGAACGTCGGCACCGTCGACGCCGACGAGACCACTCGCGAGGAACTCGCGGAACTGATGGTCGGCCGCGAGGTCGTCCTCGACGTCGGCTCGACGCCGCCGGATGTCGGCGACACCGTCCTCGACGTCGACGCGCTCTCCGTGCTCGACGACCGCGACGTGCCCGCCGTCACGGACGTCTCGTTCGTCGTCCGCGAGGGCGAAGTGTTCGGCGTCGCGGGCGTCGACGGCAACGGGCAGGCCGAACTCGTGGAAGCGATTACGGGGCTTCGCGACCCCGACGCAGGGACCGTCGAGTTCGACGGCGAGGACATCACCGACGCGCCGCGCCGCGAGCGCATCGACGGCGGGATGGCGTACATCCCCGAGGACCGCCAGGAACGCGGGCTCGTGATGGATTTCGACCTCGTCGAGAACGGCATCCTCGGCAGCCAGCGCAACGAGGCGTTCTCGTCCGGCCCGACTATCGACTGGGACGCCTCCCGGTCGCACGCCGATGCCATCGTCGAGGAGTACGACGTTCGACCGCCGAACGCGGACAACGACGCGGTGTCGCTGTCCGGCGGCAACCAACAGAAGTTCATCGTCGGGCGCGAGTTCGAGCGCGACCCGCGACTCGTCGTCGCCACGCACCCGACGCGCGGCGTCGACATCGGCTCACAGGAGTTCATCCACGACCGCTTGCTCGAACTCCGCGACGAGGGCCGCGGCGTCTTCCTCGTCTCCTCGAAACTCGACGAAGTACAGGGGCTGTCCGACCGCCTCGCCGTGATGCACGACGGCGACCTGATGGCCGTCGTCGACCCCGACGGCGTCACCGAGGAGGAACTCGGCCTGCTGATGGCGGGTGAGTACCCCGAGGGGTACGAACCCCGCAGTGAGCGCGACGCCGAGGGGGTGGCGCAGTGA